One part of the Vogesella sp. LIG4 genome encodes these proteins:
- a CDS encoding diphosphate--fructose-6-phosphate 1-phosphotransferase, with protein sequence MSRLLYLQSGGPTAVLNLSAQGVIDSARALGVSVCAAADGLAGLLGGRLLDCDALSADDCARLGQLPGAAFGSSRDILPPYDEAPQLWQQLAEVLQRHDIRQLLLNGGNGSMETALLLQQLAERFQLPLTVVGIPKTIDNDLEATDFSPGFPSAAKYLASSLREVLFDMRSMAQGRVFILETMGRHVGWLAAAGCLAALPDEAPPLLLLPEVAYDEARLFAAVQAQVAVQGYCAIVVSEGLRGADGRFVAQRHADKVYGHEQLGGAGNWLAQRIQQQLQLHAHVAVADCLQRAARHLLSAVDARLAYEVGRKAVQWALAGQGGVMAAIERFATADGCDWQVVPQPLAAVANLERALPADFIAASGLDVTPACRAWLQPLLAGEVALPFADGLPDMRRLHFPPLASSP encoded by the coding sequence ATGTCCCGTCTGCTGTATCTGCAATCCGGCGGCCCCACCGCCGTGCTGAACCTCTCCGCCCAGGGCGTGATCGACAGCGCCCGCGCACTGGGCGTGTCGGTGTGCGCCGCCGCCGATGGCCTGGCCGGCCTGCTGGGCGGCCGCCTGCTGGACTGCGATGCGCTGTCCGCCGACGACTGCGCCCGGCTGGGCCAGCTGCCGGGCGCGGCCTTCGGCAGCAGCCGCGACATTCTGCCTCCGTACGACGAGGCGCCGCAGCTGTGGCAACAGCTGGCCGAGGTACTGCAGCGCCACGATATCCGCCAGCTGCTGCTCAACGGCGGCAACGGTTCGATGGAAACCGCGCTACTGCTGCAACAGCTGGCCGAGCGCTTCCAGCTGCCGCTGACGGTGGTGGGCATCCCCAAGACCATAGACAACGACCTGGAAGCCACCGACTTCAGCCCCGGCTTCCCCTCTGCCGCCAAATACCTGGCCAGCAGCCTGCGCGAGGTGCTGTTCGACATGCGCAGCATGGCGCAGGGGCGGGTGTTCATCCTGGAAACCATGGGCCGCCACGTGGGCTGGCTAGCTGCCGCCGGCTGCCTGGCGGCGCTGCCGGACGAGGCGCCGCCGTTGTTGCTGCTGCCGGAGGTGGCCTACGACGAGGCGCGGCTGTTCGCCGCGGTGCAGGCGCAGGTGGCGGTGCAGGGCTACTGTGCCATCGTGGTATCCGAAGGGCTGCGCGGCGCCGATGGCCGCTTCGTGGCACAGAGGCACGCCGACAAGGTGTATGGCCACGAGCAGCTGGGCGGCGCCGGCAACTGGCTGGCGCAGCGCATTCAGCAGCAGTTGCAGCTGCATGCGCACGTGGCGGTGGCCGATTGCCTGCAGCGTGCCGCCCGGCATCTGTTGTCGGCAGTGGACGCGCGGCTGGCCTACGAGGTTGGCCGCAAGGCGGTGCAGTGGGCGCTAGCCGGGCAGGGCGGCGTGATGGCCGCCATCGAGCGGTTTGCCACTGCCGATGGCTGCGACTGGCAGGTCGTGCCGCAGCCGCTGGCGGCGGTGGCCAATCTGGAACGCGCGCTGCCGGCCGATTTCATCGCCGCCAGCGGCCTGGACGTGACGCCAGCCTGCCGCGCCTGGCTGCAGCCCTTGCTGGCAGGAGAAGTGGCGCTGCCGTTTGCCGACGGCCTGCCGGACATGCGCCGGCTGCACTTCCCGCCGCTGGCAAGCTCCCCGTAG
- a CDS encoding pseudouridine synthase: protein MSLHTLDHYNPPPDEGLRLLYADEALLLVDKPSGLLSVPGRGEGFADCLIARAQREFPDALIVHRLDMATSGILLLARGAAMQRALSLLFVSRVVHKTYTALVSGRLAGDGRITLPLICDWPNRPRQIVSLQLGKRACTDWQALGYDAANVCSRVALVPHTGRTHQLRVHMQALGHPILGDGLYATPEGLAAAPRLMLHASRLQLPHPLSGELLDIHCPAPF from the coding sequence ATGTCGCTGCATACCCTGGATCACTACAACCCGCCGCCGGACGAGGGGCTGCGGCTGCTGTACGCCGACGAGGCGCTGCTGCTGGTGGACAAGCCGTCCGGCCTGCTCAGCGTGCCCGGCCGCGGCGAGGGCTTTGCCGACTGCCTGATCGCCCGCGCGCAGCGCGAGTTTCCGGATGCGCTGATCGTGCACCGGCTGGACATGGCCACCTCCGGTATCCTGCTGCTGGCGCGCGGCGCGGCCATGCAGCGTGCGCTGTCGCTGCTGTTCGTCAGCCGCGTGGTGCACAAGACCTATACCGCGCTGGTGTCTGGCCGCCTGGCAGGGGATGGCCGCATCACGCTGCCGCTGATCTGCGACTGGCCCAACCGGCCGCGGCAGATTGTGAGCCTGCAACTGGGCAAGCGCGCCTGCACCGACTGGCAGGCGCTGGGCTACGATGCGGCCAACGTTTGCAGCCGGGTGGCGCTGGTGCCGCATACCGGGCGCACGCACCAGCTGCGGGTACACATGCAGGCGCTGGGGCATCCGATACTGGGCGATGGCCTGTATGCCACGCCGGAAGGGTTGGCCGCAGCGCCCCGGCTGATGCTGCACGCCAGCCGGCTGCAGCTGCCGCATCCGCTGAGCGGTGAGTTGTTGGACATCCACTGCCCGGCGCCGTTCTAG
- a CDS encoding NADPH-dependent FMN reductase — MPTAPRILAFAGSARKDSWNKKLVAIAAEGARVAGAEVTLLDLRDFPMPLYDGDEESAQGMPAHAQALRELMLSHQGLLIASPEYNGSIAPLLKNVIDWVSRPLAGQSGPSPYSGKVATLMSASPGGFGGLRGLVHVRAILGNLGVIVLPEQLAIGSAHEAFAADGSMSSDKQQAAVAELGAGQARLLAKLHGLTLSTECSERRHDPSRLK, encoded by the coding sequence ATGCCCACCGCCCCCAGGATCCTGGCCTTTGCCGGCAGCGCACGCAAGGACTCGTGGAACAAGAAACTGGTTGCCATTGCTGCCGAAGGCGCCCGGGTTGCCGGCGCCGAGGTCACGCTGCTCGACCTGAGAGACTTCCCCATGCCGCTGTACGACGGCGACGAGGAAAGCGCGCAGGGCATGCCCGCCCATGCCCAGGCACTGCGCGAGCTGATGCTCAGCCACCAGGGGCTGCTGATCGCCTCGCCGGAGTACAACGGCTCGATTGCGCCGCTGCTGAAGAACGTCATCGACTGGGTGTCGCGCCCGCTAGCCGGCCAGAGCGGCCCCTCGCCCTATAGCGGCAAGGTGGCCACGCTGATGAGCGCCTCGCCCGGCGGCTTCGGCGGCCTGCGCGGGCTGGTGCACGTGCGCGCCATTCTCGGCAACCTGGGCGTGATCGTGCTGCCGGAGCAGCTGGCGATAGGCAGCGCGCACGAGGCATTCGCCGCCGACGGCAGCATGAGCAGCGACAAGCAGCAGGCAGCGGTGGCGGAACTGGGCGCCGGCCAGGCGCGGCTGCTGGCCAAACTGCATGGGCTGACGCTGTCCACCGAGTGCAGCGAACGTCGCCACGACCCGTCGCGCCTGAAGTAA
- a CDS encoding alanyl-tRNA editing protein, which produces MTSTTTTAEDIMPERFYIDPYQTTLATTVVSHDEAGIVLADTLCYPLGGGQPGDSASLLLADGSRLAISDTRRDKASRAIVHSVAADAPRLATGSAVTLELDWARRHRHMRIHTCLHLLSCVIKAGVTGGNLSAESGRLDFDLPEGMELDKDHIERELNALIAANHAVSVQMTSGAALKAQPELIKTMSVTPPLELPEIRLVAIDGIDLQPCGGTHVRSTGEIGQVVVKKIESKGARNKRVVIALADAP; this is translated from the coding sequence ATGACAAGCACCACCACAACAGCAGAGGACATCATGCCGGAACGTTTCTACATCGACCCGTACCAGACCACGCTCGCCACCACGGTAGTAAGCCATGACGAGGCCGGCATCGTGCTGGCCGATACCCTGTGCTACCCGCTGGGCGGCGGCCAGCCCGGCGACAGCGCCAGCCTGCTGCTGGCCGACGGCAGCCGCCTCGCCATCAGCGACACCCGCCGCGACAAGGCAAGCCGCGCCATCGTGCACAGCGTCGCCGCCGATGCGCCGCGCCTGGCCACCGGCAGCGCGGTAACGCTGGAGCTGGACTGGGCGCGCCGCCACCGCCACATGCGCATCCACACCTGTCTGCACCTGCTGTCCTGCGTGATCAAGGCCGGCGTTACCGGCGGCAACCTCAGCGCCGAATCCGGGCGCCTGGATTTCGACCTGCCGGAAGGCATGGAGCTGGACAAGGACCACATCGAGCGCGAGCTGAACGCGTTGATTGCCGCCAACCACGCGGTAAGCGTGCAGATGACCAGCGGCGCGGCGCTGAAGGCGCAGCCGGAGCTGATCAAGACCATGTCGGTGACGCCGCCGCTGGAGCTGCCGGAAATCCGCCTGGTGGCCATCGACGGCATCGACCTGCAGCCCTGCGGCGGTACCCACGTGCGCAGCACCGGTGAAATCGGCCAGGTCGTGGTGAAAAAGATCGAGAGCAAGGGCGCGCGCAACAAGCGCGTGGTCATTGCGCTGGCCGACGCGCCCTGA
- a CDS encoding chromate transporter yields MMLWTLFALFAQYSLLAVGGAISVLPEIHRVVVGELGWMSGAQFAALFAIAQAAPGPNVLFVSLIGWQVAGVAGAAVSLLGICLPSSLLSFFVMRGWQRIQGSRLARAIESGLAPLTAGLLLAGGTSMLRALAPVHGGVWLCAASALLAWRLRINPLWTLAAGGLMGMLGWV; encoded by the coding sequence ATGATGCTGTGGACGCTGTTTGCCTTGTTTGCCCAGTACTCGCTACTGGCGGTGGGCGGTGCGATCTCGGTGCTGCCGGAAATCCACCGCGTGGTGGTGGGGGAGCTGGGCTGGATGAGCGGCGCGCAGTTTGCCGCGCTGTTTGCCATTGCCCAGGCGGCGCCGGGGCCGAACGTGCTGTTCGTCAGCCTGATCGGCTGGCAGGTGGCCGGCGTGGCAGGGGCTGCGGTGAGCCTGCTCGGCATCTGTCTGCCGTCGTCACTGCTGAGTTTCTTCGTGATGCGCGGCTGGCAGCGCATACAGGGCAGCCGCCTGGCGCGCGCCATCGAATCCGGGCTGGCGCCGCTGACTGCCGGCCTGCTCCTGGCCGGCGGCACCTCGATGCTGCGGGCACTGGCGCCGGTGCATGGCGGGGTGTGGCTGTGTGCCGCCAGCGCGCTGCTGGCCTGGCGGCTGCGCATCAATCCGCTGTGGACTCTGGCCGCTGGCGGGCTTATGGGGATGTTGGGCTGGGTGTAG
- a CDS encoding chromate transporter, with protein sequence MTTLVVPDRRALFAGFFMVGLSGFGGVLPHAQHMLVERRRWLSQQQFAEMLGLGQVLPGPNIVNVAVAVGARFHGASGALAACGGLLLAPLGVVLLLASVYASYQQLPLVQGLLRGLGPTAIGLIFGMALKLAARLPRRVLPWLLLLATFVAVAIWQLPLLPVLLLLATLGIAASWFWPGSTR encoded by the coding sequence ATGACAACGCTAGTGGTGCCCGATCGGCGGGCCTTGTTTGCCGGTTTCTTCATGGTGGGGCTGTCCGGTTTTGGCGGCGTGCTGCCGCATGCGCAGCACATGCTGGTGGAGCGGCGGCGCTGGCTCAGCCAGCAGCAGTTTGCCGAAATGCTGGGCCTGGGGCAGGTGCTGCCGGGGCCGAACATCGTCAACGTGGCGGTGGCGGTGGGGGCGCGCTTTCATGGTGCCAGCGGGGCGCTGGCTGCCTGCGGCGGCCTGTTGCTGGCGCCGCTGGGCGTGGTGCTACTGCTGGCCAGCGTGTATGCCAGCTACCAGCAGTTGCCGCTGGTACAGGGCCTGCTGCGCGGCCTGGGGCCCACCGCCATCGGCCTGATCTTCGGCATGGCACTGAAGTTGGCCGCACGCCTGCCGCGCCGCGTGCTGCCGTGGCTGTTGCTGCTGGCCACCTTTGTCGCGGTGGCCATCTGGCAGCTGCCGCTGTTGCCGGTGCTGCTGTTGCTGGCCACGCTGGGCATTGCCGCCAGCTGGTTCTGGCCGGGGAGCACGCGATGA
- a CDS encoding phytanoyl-CoA dioxygenase family protein has protein sequence MSTVTPSPQQIADYQRDGAIVLRGVFRDWIDTLRDGFEQVLAAPGPFAIENVGNGEAGRFFEDYCNWQRIAPFGRFIHDSPAAGVAGQLMQSQQVQMFHEHILVKEPGTAKPTPWHQDIPYYCVSGLQTASYWIPLDPVRSDNTLRVVLGSHRWPKLVRPKRWASNENFFAGEDDFMEMPDVDDGSYRILMPEMEPGDAVVFDFHTVHGAAGNLGGNRRRAFSARFIGDDVRFEQRPGRTSPPFPGINQQQGERLREDWFPVVWRADAAN, from the coding sequence ATGTCCACTGTTACCCCCAGCCCGCAGCAGATTGCCGACTACCAGCGCGATGGCGCCATCGTCCTGCGCGGCGTGTTCCGCGACTGGATCGACACCCTGCGCGACGGCTTCGAGCAGGTGTTGGCCGCACCCGGCCCGTTCGCCATCGAGAACGTCGGCAACGGCGAAGCCGGCCGCTTCTTCGAGGACTACTGCAACTGGCAGCGCATCGCGCCGTTCGGCCGCTTCATCCATGATTCGCCCGCCGCCGGCGTTGCCGGCCAGCTGATGCAGTCGCAGCAGGTACAGATGTTCCACGAACACATCCTGGTGAAGGAGCCGGGCACTGCCAAGCCGACACCGTGGCACCAGGACATTCCCTACTACTGCGTCAGCGGGCTGCAGACCGCCAGCTACTGGATTCCGCTGGACCCGGTGCGCAGCGACAACACCCTGCGCGTGGTGCTGGGCTCGCACCGCTGGCCCAAGCTGGTGCGCCCCAAGCGCTGGGCCAGCAACGAGAACTTCTTTGCCGGCGAAGACGACTTCATGGAAATGCCGGACGTGGACGACGGCAGCTACCGCATCCTGATGCCGGAGATGGAGCCGGGCGACGCGGTGGTGTTCGACTTCCACACCGTGCACGGCGCTGCCGGCAACCTGGGCGGCAACCGCCGCCGCGCGTTTTCGGCGCGCTTCATTGGCGACGACGTGCGTTTCGAACAGCGCCCGGGCCGCACTTCGCCGCCGTTCCCCGGCATCAACCAGCAGCAGGGCGAGCGCCTGCGCGAGGACTGGTTTCCGGTGGTGTGGCGCGCGGATGCGGCCAACTGA
- the parE gene encoding DNA topoisomerase IV subunit B, giving the protein MTQQNYDESSVRVLKGLEPVKERPGMYTRTTDPTHICQEVIDNAADEALGGFARKIAVTVHQDGSLTVEDDGRGIPVGLHPQEGVPVVELVFTRLHAGGKFNKKDGGAYAFSGGLHGVGVSVTNALSTRLEVEVKREGGMHRLVFAGGDVIEPLARVGDCGPRTSGTRVRVWPDGKYFESPRYSMQELERLLRAKAVLLPGVAVTLTVERPSGDEVKVWQYPEGLKSYLAELCGDDEPVAPLFAGEAYIGDDHEQFAKGEGVQWAMAWFEDGASGESYVNLIPTPSGGTHEAGLRAGVYEAVKSFIDHHNLLPRGVKLMAEDVWSRVRFVLSARVLDPQFQGQTKDKLTSRDALKLISGLARDPVELWLNQHVEAGKRIAELAIRQAQSRLKSVKKVEKKKGSGVAVLPGKLTDCESEDIERNELFLVEGDSAGGSAKLARDKEYQAILPLRGKVLNSWETDRDQLFSNAEIHDIAVAIGVDPHGVDDAPDLSGLRYGKIAILSDADVDGSHIQVLLLTLFFRHFPRLIENGNIYIAQPPLFRVDVPGQGKNRPPRKLYALDEGEMTAILDRLRSEGVKENAWSISRFKGLGEMNPEQLKDTTMNPDTRRLSRVQVRPGALQETRDMFIKLMGKGEASSRRSWMEEKGNEVEADI; this is encoded by the coding sequence ATGACACAACAGAACTACGACGAATCCTCGGTACGGGTGCTCAAGGGGCTGGAGCCGGTAAAAGAGCGGCCCGGCATGTACACCCGTACCACCGACCCTACCCACATCTGCCAGGAAGTCATCGACAACGCCGCCGACGAGGCGCTGGGTGGCTTTGCCCGCAAGATCGCGGTGACCGTGCACCAGGATGGCTCGCTGACGGTGGAAGACGACGGCCGCGGCATTCCGGTGGGCCTGCACCCGCAGGAAGGCGTACCGGTGGTGGAACTGGTGTTCACCCGCCTGCACGCCGGCGGCAAGTTCAACAAGAAGGATGGCGGCGCCTACGCCTTCTCCGGCGGCCTGCACGGCGTGGGCGTGTCGGTGACCAACGCGCTGTCCACCCGGCTGGAAGTGGAAGTGAAGCGTGAAGGCGGCATGCACCGCCTGGTGTTTGCCGGCGGCGACGTGATCGAGCCGCTGGCCCGCGTTGGCGACTGCGGTCCGCGCACCAGCGGCACCCGCGTGCGGGTGTGGCCGGATGGCAAGTACTTCGAAAGCCCGCGCTACTCGATGCAGGAGCTGGAGCGCCTGCTGCGCGCCAAGGCGGTGCTGCTGCCCGGCGTGGCGGTAACGCTGACCGTGGAGCGCCCCAGTGGCGACGAGGTGAAGGTCTGGCAGTACCCGGAAGGGCTGAAGAGCTATCTGGCCGAACTGTGCGGCGATGACGAGCCGGTGGCGCCGCTGTTTGCCGGCGAAGCCTATATCGGCGACGACCACGAGCAGTTCGCCAAGGGCGAAGGCGTGCAGTGGGCGATGGCCTGGTTCGAGGACGGCGCCAGCGGCGAAAGCTACGTCAACCTGATTCCCACGCCGTCCGGCGGTACCCATGAGGCCGGCCTGCGCGCCGGGGTGTACGAGGCGGTGAAGAGCTTCATCGACCACCACAACCTGCTGCCGCGCGGCGTGAAGCTGATGGCGGAAGACGTGTGGAGCCGGGTGCGCTTCGTGTTGTCCGCCCGCGTGCTGGACCCGCAGTTCCAGGGCCAGACCAAGGACAAACTCACCAGCCGCGATGCGCTCAAGCTGATCTCCGGCCTGGCGCGCGACCCGGTGGAGCTGTGGCTGAACCAGCACGTGGAAGCCGGCAAGCGTATTGCCGAGCTGGCGATTCGCCAGGCACAGAGCCGTCTCAAATCCGTGAAGAAGGTGGAGAAGAAAAAAGGCTCTGGCGTGGCGGTGCTGCCGGGCAAGCTCACCGACTGCGAGAGCGAGGACATCGAGCGCAACGAGCTGTTCCTGGTGGAGGGTGACTCCGCCGGCGGTTCGGCCAAGCTGGCGCGCGACAAGGAATACCAGGCCATTCTGCCGCTGCGCGGCAAGGTGCTGAACAGCTGGGAGACCGACCGCGACCAGCTGTTCTCCAATGCCGAGATTCACGATATCGCCGTGGCCATCGGCGTGGACCCGCACGGCGTGGACGATGCGCCGGACCTGTCCGGCCTGCGCTACGGCAAGATCGCCATCCTGTCCGATGCCGACGTGGACGGCTCGCACATCCAGGTGCTGCTGCTGACGCTGTTCTTCCGCCACTTCCCGCGCCTGATCGAGAACGGCAACATCTACATCGCCCAGCCGCCGCTGTTCCGTGTCGATGTGCCCGGCCAGGGCAAGAACCGCCCGCCGCGCAAGCTGTACGCGCTGGACGAGGGCGAGATGACGGCGATTCTCGACCGCCTGCGCAGCGAAGGGGTGAAGGAAAACGCCTGGAGCATCTCGCGCTTCAAGGGTCTGGGCGAGATGAACCCGGAGCAGCTGAAGGACACCACCATGAACCCGGATACCCGCCGCCTGTCACGGGTGCAGGTGCGCCCCGGCGCGCTGCAGGAAACCCGCGACATGTTCATCAAGCTGATGGGCAAGGGCGAGGCATCCAGCCGCCGCAGCTGGATGGAGGAAAAGGGCAACGAGGTGGAAGCGGATATCTGA
- a CDS encoding LysR family transcriptional regulator, with protein sequence MITFSLRQLEYFVATAEHGGVNAAARARHVSQPSVSQAIAELERSLGTPLFRRQASRRVELTDAGLEVLQQARQLLAQAAALGRQPEAASLRGQLSLSCFQDLAPYYAPRLLAGFRRQHPEVELTLLEGDLASVQRALRSGKAELALTYELASEPQLPRQVLDELPPYALLPAGHPLAAQAVVSLQQLAAEPLILEDMPHSREYLLSLFWQQQLTPRVAQAVQSFEMQRGLVAHGCGVALACMRPAGDHSYDGVAIVCRPLAEALPPQRVVLVQAADSPLASAFTQWATSHAANLGAAA encoded by the coding sequence ATGATCACCTTCTCGCTGCGCCAACTGGAGTACTTCGTCGCCACCGCCGAGCACGGCGGGGTGAATGCCGCCGCCCGCGCCCGCCATGTGTCGCAGCCGTCGGTATCGCAGGCCATTGCCGAGCTGGAACGCAGCCTGGGCACGCCGCTGTTCCGCCGCCAGGCCAGCCGCCGCGTGGAGCTTACCGACGCCGGTCTGGAGGTGTTGCAGCAGGCGCGGCAGCTGCTGGCCCAGGCCGCGGCGCTGGGGCGCCAGCCGGAAGCCGCCAGCCTGCGCGGCCAGCTGTCGCTGAGCTGCTTCCAGGATCTGGCGCCCTACTATGCGCCGCGGCTGCTGGCCGGCTTTCGCCGCCAGCACCCGGAGGTGGAGCTGACGCTGCTGGAAGGCGACCTCGCCAGCGTGCAGCGTGCGCTGCGCAGCGGCAAGGCGGAGCTGGCACTGACCTATGAGCTGGCCAGCGAGCCACAGCTGCCGCGCCAGGTGCTGGACGAGCTGCCACCGTATGCGCTGCTGCCGGCCGGGCACCCGCTGGCCGCGCAGGCGGTAGTGTCGCTGCAACAGTTGGCCGCAGAGCCGTTGATTCTGGAAGACATGCCGCATAGCCGCGAGTATCTGCTGTCGCTGTTCTGGCAGCAGCAGCTGACCCCGCGCGTGGCGCAGGCGGTGCAGAGCTTCGAGATGCAGCGCGGGCTGGTGGCACACGGCTGCGGCGTGGCGCTGGCCTGCATGCGCCCGGCGGGCGACCACAGCTATGACGGCGTGGCCATCGTCTGCCGGCCGCTGGCGGAGGCGCTGCCACCGCAACGGGTGGTGCTGGTGCAGGCGGCGGATTCGCCACTGGCCAGCGCCTTTACGCAGTGGGCCACCAGCCATGCGGCCAACCTTGGGGCTGCTGCATAA
- a CDS encoding RNA pyrophosphohydrolase, translating to MLDRDGYRPNVGIILVNNRNEVFWGKRVREHSWQFPQGGIKPGESPEAAMYRELLEEVGLLPQHVKILGRTRDWLRYDVPSNWVRREWRGSYRGQKQIWFLLRLVGRESDVCLRATNHPEFDGWRWNEYWAPVDAVIEFKKDVYERALSELTRFLKGVESHGDYLKRIGGTTP from the coding sequence ATGCTGGACCGGGACGGATATCGCCCCAATGTCGGAATCATCCTCGTCAATAACAGGAACGAGGTGTTCTGGGGCAAGCGGGTGCGGGAGCACTCGTGGCAATTTCCGCAAGGAGGCATCAAACCTGGCGAAAGCCCCGAGGCCGCGATGTATCGCGAGCTTCTGGAAGAAGTCGGCCTCCTGCCGCAACACGTAAAGATTCTGGGGCGCACCCGCGACTGGCTGCGCTACGACGTGCCCAGCAACTGGGTGCGGCGCGAATGGCGCGGTAGCTACCGCGGCCAGAAACAGATCTGGTTCCTGTTGCGACTGGTTGGCCGCGAGAGCGATGTCTGCCTGCGGGCTACCAATCACCCCGAATTCGATGGCTGGCGCTGGAACGAGTACTGGGCGCCGGTGGATGCGGTAATCGAATTCAAGAAAGACGTGTACGAGCGTGCGCTGAGCGAGCTCACCCGCTTTTTGAAAGGCGTGGAGAGCCATGGCGATTATCTGAAGCGGATAGGCGGCACCACACCTTAA
- the gcvA gene encoding transcriptional regulator GcvA, which produces MNRRLPPLNALRVFEAAARLESFSAAAEQLNVTHGAVSRQIAQLEDWLGVALFLRHGRRVQLSDAGRQYLPTLQNAFDSIATATEKLTSNRPRLLRINVTPTLAMHWLLPRLTRFQRRHPGVELRLATSDAAINNQHADFDIAIRRGNDHWHGFVSHTFLTEHELPAISPALLARLPLRDVADLAQHTLLHSETRPVAWERWLAAAGQPALQAAGHQHFDHYYLALQAAIDGLGITLGPLPVIEELLASGKLVTPLDGPRVRVRGYSWVLPLALAEDALCADFCAWLEEEGES; this is translated from the coding sequence ATGAATCGTCGCCTGCCACCTCTGAACGCCCTGCGCGTGTTCGAAGCCGCCGCCAGGCTGGAAAGCTTTTCCGCCGCCGCCGAGCAGCTCAACGTCACCCACGGCGCCGTCAGCCGCCAGATCGCCCAGCTGGAAGACTGGCTGGGTGTGGCGCTGTTCCTGCGTCACGGCCGCCGCGTGCAGCTGAGCGACGCCGGCCGCCAGTATCTGCCCACCTTGCAGAACGCCTTCGACAGCATTGCCACGGCCACCGAAAAACTCACAAGCAACCGGCCGCGGCTGCTGCGCATCAACGTCACCCCCACGCTGGCCATGCACTGGCTGCTGCCGCGGCTCACCCGCTTCCAGCGCCGCCACCCCGGTGTGGAGCTGCGGCTGGCCACCTCGGACGCCGCCATCAACAACCAGCATGCCGATTTCGACATCGCCATCCGCCGCGGCAACGACCACTGGCATGGCTTCGTGTCGCACACCTTCCTCACCGAGCACGAACTGCCAGCCATCAGCCCGGCGCTGCTGGCGCGGCTGCCGCTGCGCGATGTCGCCGACCTGGCGCAGCACACCCTGCTGCATTCGGAAACGCGCCCGGTGGCCTGGGAGCGCTGGCTGGCCGCTGCCGGGCAGCCGGCGCTGCAGGCTGCCGGCCACCAGCACTTCGACCATTACTACCTGGCGCTGCAGGCCGCCATCGACGGCCTGGGCATCACGCTGGGGCCACTGCCGGTGATCGAGGAACTGCTGGCCAGCGGCAAGCTGGTCACCCCGCTGGACGGGCCGCGGGTACGGGTGCGCGGTTATTCCTGGGTGCTGCCGCTGGCGCTGGCGGAAGATGCGCTGTGCGCGGACTTCTGCGCCTGGCTGGAGGAGGAAGGCGAAAGCTGA